A single genomic interval of Penaeus monodon isolate SGIC_2016 chromosome 30, NSTDA_Pmon_1, whole genome shotgun sequence harbors:
- the LOC119592589 gene encoding pre-mRNA-splicing factor syf1 homolog (The sequence of the model RefSeq protein was modified relative to this genomic sequence to represent the inferred CDS: added 37 bases not found in genome assembly), whose translation MIMDASSIIIEADDVQYEEELLRNPFSVKHWQRYIEHKKDAAPEKLNIIYERALLQMPGSYKLWHLYLRLRMEQVKGRCVTDPEFESVNNTFERALVFMHKMPRIWIDYCRFLMNQRKITRTRKTFDRALCALPITQHNRIWPLYLKFVMLYNIPETAVRVWRRYLKLCPEDTEDYISYLMSIGRLEEAAKRYEWCVNTDSFTSKYGKSKHQLWSELCELISKNPQETSLKNAEAIIRHGLQRYTDQVGMLWNSLAEYYIISALFERARDVYEEGLRSVMTVRDFTQVFDAYAQFEELTLKKRMEEVGIEVDVEEETELELRLARYEDLMQRRPLLLNSVMLRQNPHNVLEWQKRVTLYEGKPKMIVATYMEAVKTIDPKQATGKLFSLWVNFAKFYEENNQIVDARIIFERATEVLYVKVDDLASVWCEWAEMEIRHGNEEEALKLMKRATAPPPQKVAYNDESEPVQRRVYKSLKLWSMYADLEECLGTFKSCKAVYDRIIDLRIATPQIIINYGMFLQENSYFEEAFKAYEKGISLFKWPYVYDIWNTYLTKFLERYKGTKIERARDLFEQCLEKCPPNYARNLFLLYAKMEEEHGLARHAMQVYSRATKAVPPEEKLSIYNIYLQHAQQIYGVTKTREIYQEAIDDLPDEGCREMCLRFAEMERKLGEIDRAREIYAYCSQICDPRITPEFWAKWTDFEVAHGNEDTMKELLRIKRSMQAKYNTQVNMMSAQMLASAGSVAGTVSDLAPGAKDGMRMLEARAVAMNKEEQMSTSVAPSAAGGSKIMFVRGSTTKRDDEVADTARTANPDEIDLDDDDDDDDDDDSDMPQQREVPAAVFGELKKE comes from the exons GAGGCAGATGATGTGCAATATGAAGAGGAGCTTCTACGTAATCCCTTTTCTGTAAAGCATTGGCAGAGGTACATAGAACACAAGAAAGATGCTGCACCAGAGAAGCTTAATATCATATATGAAAGGGCACTTCTCCAGATGCCAGGCAGCTATAAGCTATGGCACCTTTATTtgag ATTGCGTATGGAACAAGTTAAGGGACGATGTGTCACAGATCCAGAGTTTGAGAGTGTAAATAATACCTTTGAAAGAGCCTTAGTATTCATGCACAAAATGCCTCGCATATGGATAGACTACTGCAGATTTTTGATGAACCAGCGAAAGATAACAAGAACCAGAAAG ACATTTGACCGTGCATTATGTGCTCTACCCATTACCCAGCACAACCGCATATGGCCACTTTACCTCAAATTCGTCATGTTGTACAATATTCCAGAGACAGCTGTAAGAGTCTGGAGAAGATACCTAAAG cTTTGCCCTGAAGATACAGAGGATTACATAAGCTATCTTATGTCCATTGGACGATTGGAGGAAGCTGCCAAGAGATATGAGTGGTGTGTTAATACTGATTCATTTACTTCCAAGTATGGTAAATCAAAACATCAGCTATGGTCGGAACTCTGCGAGTTAATCTCCAAAAACCCACAG GAGACAAGTCTGAAAAATGCAGAGGCCATCATTCGCCATGGCCTGCAACGTTACACTGATCAGGTGGGGATGCTTTGGAACTCCTTGGCAGAATATTATATCATCAGTGCACTCTTTGAGAGG GCAAGAGACGTCTATGAAGAAGGTTTACGAAGTGTTATGACAGTAAGAGATTTCACACAAGTGTTTGATGCTTATGCTCAGTTTGAAGAATTAACACTAAAGAAACGAATGGAAGAAGTTGGCATTGAAGTGGATGTAGAAGAGGAAACAGAGTTGGAATTACG CTTGGCACGATATGAGGACCTTATGCAACGGCGGCCCCTCCTGTTGAATTCTGTTATGCTTCGCCAGAACCCACACAATGTATTGGAATGGCAGAAACGTGTAACTCTCTATGAAGGGAAGCCAAAAATG ATTGTAGCAACATATATGGAAGCTGTGAAGACAATTGATCCAAAACAAGCCACAGGAAAACTTTTTTCATTGTGGGTGAACTTTGCAAAGTTCTATGAAGAAAATAACCAGATTGTAGATGCGCGAATCATCTTTGAAAGAGCAACTGAAGTTCTCTATGTTAAAGTAGATGACCTTGCAAGTGTGTGGTGCGAATGGGCTGAGATGGAAATAAGACATGG AAATGAAGAGGAAGCTCTTAAGCTGATGAAGCGAGCAACAGCACCTCCTCCACAAAAGGTGGCATACAATGATGAATCTGAACCTGTCCAGCGACGCGTCTACAAGTCTTTGAAACTGTGGTCTATGTATGCTGACTTAGAAGAGTGTTTAGGTACCTTCAAGTCCTGCAAGGCCGTTTATGATCGAATTATAGATCTGCGAATTGCCACACCACAAATTATCATAAACTATGGCATGTTTTTGCAG GAAAACAGCTATTTTGAGGAAGCATTCAAGGCCTATGAAAAAGGAATTTCTCTCTTCAAATGGccatatgtatatgacatatggAATACATATCTCACAAAATTCTTAGAGCGATACAAGGGCACTAAGATTGAAAGAGCAAGAGACTTGTTTGAACAG TGCTTGGAAAAGTGTCCACCAAATTATGCACGTAATCTGTTCCTCCTGTATGCTAAAATGGAAGAAGAACATGGATTGGCAAGGCATGCAATGCAGGTATACAGTCGGGCTACCAAAGCAGTTCCACCTGAGGAGAAGTTGTCCATTTACAACATCTATTTACAACATGCACAGCAGATATATGGTGTTACTAAAACAAGAGAGATTTACCAG GAGGCAATTGATGACCTGCCTGATGAAGGTTGTCGAGAAATGTGTCTGCGGTTTGCTGAAATGGAGCGTAAATTAGGTGAGATTGATCGGGCTCGTGAAATCTATGCTTACTGCAGTCAGATTTGTGATCCAAGAATCACACCAGAGTTCTGGGCAAAATGGACTGATTTTGAGGTTGCTCATGGAAATGAAGACACAATGAAGGAACTGCTGCGTATAAAGCGATCTATGCAGGCCAAATACAACACTCAG GTGAACATGATGTCAGCCCAAATGTTAGCATCTGCAGGTTCAGTTGCTGGCACAGTGTCTGATCTAGCACCAGGAGCCAAGGATGGAATGAGGATGCTTGAGGCCCGTGCTGTGGCCATGAACAAAGAGGAACAGATGTCCACTTCTGTTGCTCCATCTGCAGCTG gagGTTCCAAGATCATGTTTGTCCGTGGTTCAACTACCAAAAGGGATGATGAGGTTGCAGATACAGCTCGCACTGCAAATCCTGACGAAATTGATTTA